From a single Pseudophryne corroboree isolate aPseCor3 chromosome 6, aPseCor3.hap2, whole genome shotgun sequence genomic region:
- the LOC134933991 gene encoding olfactory receptor 6X1-like, with product MYKTNKSSVAQFLLLGLHEVEGFQIPLSLVLMITYVATITGNGLIIVLISRRHQLYSPMYYFLGHLSACDILISTNVTPNTLQVVLAGRCLICAMCCITQLYFFGASAIIESCLLTVMSYDQYLAICDPLHYASIMNNRLPQYMMAMSWLVGFIIALITHCILMEINFCGPNIIDHFLCDLPPLLELSCSDTSTIQNAVSAVAIIGLFQLSFVIVTYICIFISIIRISSSTGRQKAFSTCSSHLSVVCMYYGTLISINITPSRGYSLNLKKFLSLLNTVLTPLFNPLIYSLRNNDIKKAIGSMRSSRIILRIH from the coding sequence ATGTATAAAACAAACAAGAGTTCTGTGGCACAGTTCCTCCTGCTGGGGTTGCATGAAGTAGAAGGCTTCCAGATTCCACTCTCCTTGGTTCTTATGATAACATATGTGGCAACCATAACTGGAAATGGTTTGATCATTGTATTGATATCAAGGAGGCACCAGTTATATTCCCCCATGTACTACTTCCTGGGTCATCTCTCCGCTTGTGATATTCTTATAAGCACAAATGTCACTCCTAACACATTACAGGTTGTCCTAGCAGGTCGGTGTCTCATATGTGCCATGTGCTGTATCACTCAGTTATATTTCTTTGGTGCTTCTGCCATTATAGAAAGTTGTCTGCTTACTGTGATGTCCTATGACCAGTACTTGGCTATTTGTGACCCACTGCACTATGCCTCCATCATGAACAACAGGCTTCCTCAGTACATGATGGCTATGTCTTGGTTGGTGGGTTTTATTATTGCTCTGATAActcattgtattttaatggagattaACTTCTGTGGTCCAAACATCATCGATCATTTCTTGTGTGATCTTCCTCCTCTCTTGGAACTCTCATGTTCAGATACATCGACTATACAAAATGCAGTCTCTGCAGTGGCCATAATAGGCCTTTTCCAACTAAGTTTTGTCATAGTAACATACATTTGCATCTTCATCTCTATTATCCGGATATCTTCCTCTACTGGTAGGCAGAAGGCATTCTCAACTTGCAGCTCCCACTTGAGTGTGGTCTGTATGTATTATGGGACTTTAATATCCATAAATATAACTCCATCAAGAGGTTACTCACTGAATCTGAAGAAATTTTTATCTCTTCTAAACACTGTATTGACTCCGCTGTTCAATCCCTTGATCTATTCTCTAAGGAACAATGACATCAAGAAAGCCATTGGCAGTATGAGATCATCGAGAATCATTCTTAGAATCCATTGA